The following nucleotide sequence is from Zea mays cultivar B73 unplaced genomic scaffold, Zm-B73-REFERENCE-NAM-5.0 scaffold_372, whole genome shotgun sequence.
GATTTTTTTCATACAGCTCGGGACAACCATTATTACAGGGGTCAAAGACCAACGAATGGCTTgggtactactttcatcacttatTGCTAGGATAGGACTTTCCTTACCAGAAAAACAAGGCGCGAAGCGATGCCGCCCTCTTGGTTTTGATTTCCTCACAAGTATACTTTTCCGGGAAAAAGAGATTCATACAACTTCCTTTCTGCCTCCACCTTACTCACCGGCTCTCGCTTGTCAGTTTGGCTTTGTGAATTTGAAATACCCTCTCTCCTCGCTTCTAGGCTAGGGATTGGCTCGTATCCTGGTTGAGAAGAAGCAGTTTTCAAGCTTGACTTTTCTTGTAATAAATGATAGAGCAGAGCACTCGCTCGTCAACTCGCTACTCTCTCCCCTTCTACTTGTCTAGGCTTCATACCCGAAAGATCAACTGGCGCAAGCACATTCTTGAAAGATAAGGCCAGAGAATAGTAGGTATAGCGCTGTTGTAGGTTAAAAGGAGGAAGAAATAGCTGTACGAGTTGCAGAGCTGGTGACAAGTGCCACTGTACGCTAGAAAGAATGAGTCCCTAACAAAGTAAAAAAAGATAGGTCGAAATGCCTGTATTCCTACTGGAAAAGTGCGTGATGGTTACTCTTTATCATTGGCATACTTGCATTCCTTTCCCCAACTATCCGAGTTTGGGTTTCCTACCAGTCCTTTCCCTTCGCCAGTCTTAGACAGTTCGCTTACCCGATAGGCTTGGCAATTCCACTACTTTAAGTTGGGATTTTTTCATGTATCTTTCCTTTTGTCCTCGAAAGCCTGTCTTCCCCGAGAAGACAGTCTTCCTCTATAAAACAACAACATTAGTGGATATAGACTAGGCTAAGGGACGGACTTCATCTCTGTTCTTACCCAAGGAAACTGGGTATCGGGgcggtatagtatagtataggaaAGGAGTAGATCTGCCAGTATCTGCCTTCTGTTTGGGGCGCCAGGTCGAATACGTCAAATAAAAGACAAAGTGTGGAACAGCAGATCTAGTTTCTTGGCATGTTGATCGATCAACCCTTTTGCGGGTCTATAGTGCCAGGGCTCTCTTATAGACTTATAGATGGGTTTCTTGCTTTGGAGGCAGGCTATTGGAGTGCGAGGGTTAGCCAGTTAGTTCTTTCTTATTTGAGGTAAGGTGATCCGCTATAGGCTATAGGACGAGAACGGGAATATGCAAATATACGAGTGCCAGACCCGATAAAATATACGAGTGCAAACGCGCCCTCCATGATCATTGCAAGGTTTAGAGCAGTTAATAAGCCAAGCCACCAGCATCCAAAATAAGTAGCGAAGGATATTAATATGATTGCTTAGCACGGCTCACGCACGTTGCTATACATCAAAAAAGCTTCTTCGTCTGTCTGTCAGCAGCGTATACAAAGGCTGCATGATAAACCTATCATTATCCATCTCACGAACCCACCCTTGGGACGAACTCACTCCTGGTTCTCAAGCTTCCTGTTTCTAAATCGAGGAAACAGATACCAACCAAGTCGTAGACTTACCACTTGAGTATGCTCATACAGCCAAACCTTTTGATTGCAAACATTAGTAGTTAAAGCCATACTGTAATCACCCACCAACAATACAGGACGGAAAAAAACAAACTTACTGCATTTTCTTACCAGCAAAGCAAAATGCGGCCCAAGCAGCGTAGGCTTGTGAATCTTCTCATCCGCCATAAAGTCTTGCACACACTTACCCATAGCATAAACTGAGTTCAACAGGTTGTCACCAACAGACTGCCCCCATGCATACTCCCACAACCCTTCAAGATCACCAACATAATCCCAGAAAAACATTTGAACAACGTACCGGACGAAAGGTAAGTGCGAAGGGCGAAGTTGCGAAGGAATAGTTGTTACTACTCTTAGTTTAGTTTAGTACCCACGGTCCATTTGATCATTTGCTGCGGTACCAAAGTTCAATCGTCATCTTCAGTTGAAAGAGTACACATTATATTGAGTACCTCCCTATCTTCGATCTCTCTTGTAAGAAATCCTACGCATCCCTCCCTTGTCAGAAAATAAATAGGAATATGAGCCTGTACTCACTCACGCTGCCGGAGTACTTTTTGAGTTGAGGGTAACGTAGTAAAAATCCTTTATTTCTGGGGATTTGCCTTTTCTTTCAAAATGAATTTATGCTtagtctaaaattggtaaataccaaataataataatataaagatataatatatattattattattataaataTGTACCAGTTTCCTGAAACTAACAAATAGAGTTATAGCTTTGATTGACTTACTAGCTTACGGGAATGCTTTGAATCTCAACTTACTTTTTTAGAGGGGGGGATTACTACTGCATGGAAGGATGGTATACTGGAACGCAGGTGTTCTTACTCTTTCTCAGGTACCTGAGAAAATAGAGTTGGCTGACTATAACATGGAAGGCCCCAAGCGTCGCCTTGAAAATTATGTGGAAGAGTTCCGGCTTGCTTGCATTAGGATCCATCCCTCCAAGAAACCATCAATATATGAAGCATATGGCTCCTCTTTGAGTTCTATTTTCTTGGGGTTGGGATGAGAGCACGATATGAGCATGCGAATTTCTTCGAATCTACCATTGGAGAGAAAATAAGGGGTTATGTGGATGGGGGATTTGGAGATTCTTGAAAGAATGTTTTGGCTTCTTCCTATTACGCTTCAACACAGAAGAAGATTGTTAAAAGGTGCTGGAAGGAGGATATATTTTTCCAATTGTTTCAATTGCCCAACCTCGGAATGGCCAAGGTTTAATGATTTCATGTAATTCTTCCGCTTACAGGTTTTTAATCGGTCTGTATCTTTGGACATCCTCGGGCGTATTTATTGCAATCTTTTTCCATGTTTGGCCAATAAAACCCATATCTGTGTATCAGCCATCTCATTCTTCTGCCCGCTTGATGTGCTCCAGCGATTCTTTCATGGACCTCAGCCATTACCAATAAAGCCCCCCTTTACCTTCTCTTTCTATTCTATAAAAAGGCGAACATCTAATCTAGGCCCGGTCGCCTTTCTATGAAGGCGAGCAGCCCAGCCCCCTTGTGGAAATTTGTATATTAAGGAAGCCGTATTTCGCAATAGCAGCTCCGAGAAGCTGGGCTTAGGGTGCGCCTCCTGCGGTCGTTTCAGTGACTCAATTGGCTGGCTTCCCTCAGCTCAGACTGGTGTCGCCACCTCTCCCAGGACCGGAATGATTATCCCTGCCCGATGGGTCTACATTCATCCCTGAATGTCGTCGGGTACTCTTCACTTCCCCGCCATTCTTGTAACCGTCACCTGTAATCCGCGCAGGTGTGTCCGCACCCCCTGGAGTGGACGAGAAAGAAAGGATTTTTTCTCGGAGCAACCCCCAGACCCAGGAGTTCACTTTCCCGTATGAGCATTCGGTACATATATAAGTCAGTGGAAGAGTCAAAGGGTCACCACTACTGAGGGTCTCCCCCCTTATCTTAGAAGGGTCGTCTGAGGGTTCGCCGCGGTTCATTGCTGTGCTTACACACTAGGCTACCCTTCTCCGAAAGCTCCGCGGGACCACCTATCACTAGTCTTCGGCCGGAGGGGTTTATTGCACAAAAAGGCCGGGACGCAGAGGAAAGCCCAACGAATGTCAGATGCAAAGCCCCGCACCTCATTAAGATCATATTGGCATACTCTCCCAAAAAAAAAAGAGCAGACCCCATTGAAGACGGGAGTGAGGTACAACAAATTTCCGTCCACCTTCTCACGGAGCCGTACGTGGACGTTACCGCTCATACAGCTCCCAGCCAGCAAGCAGTTAGCTTTCCTCTAGAAGTCATGGAAGTGTGGATAAATCGACATCAAACTCTAGTCGACAGAaggtttttctttttttcccgCTCGCAGTAGTATAGTAGTCCCAATATTCCAATACTACAGCGTTAGCAGCGTTTTGTCTCGATGAAAAATCTTCTGGTGACCATGAGGATTTCTTCTCTATCCTTTGGACTTGAACGATCCAATTTCGAATCTTGTTGGAGATTCTTTATCTGGCTTTGACGTATGGGGCCCTTTCCCCACTGTTTGAGAAAAGTTTTTCATCTTTCCTTTACATCCGAACAGGACGGGCCACTAGTCCCTGATCTGGACGCCGCACCTGGAACTCCTTCTACCTGTGGTTGTGGGGTTGGCGCCTCCTGAGCTGCTTGAGCAGCACCCACAAGGGGGTGGGAAGGAATAAGACTACATAAGAGAATACTCTCTTTTTACTTTATTGACTGGTGTCCCGCGGATCTCTCTCTTTAGGCGCTTCGTTTAGTTCGTTTATAGCGAGAAAGCCCATGCGAGTCAATTAAGTAAGCTGGAAGGCACTTTTTAAAAAGCCTGGAACTTGATCCAATCTCTAACCAATTGCGGCTTGTTAGAGCACCTAAGCAACGATGCGAATAATCGCTTGCCTAATTCAGTAGGGTTTTCATTTGATTTCTATATGATAATATGCAGTAGCCATCCATCCTGGAAAGGAACAACCATAAGTGATTAGAGCGATGCTCCTTTTTTTGCAAAGAGTTGAGTTCTTCCTCTTTCGCGCAGGATAGCCACGGACTCTTCCGAAACATTCAGATATAGGAAAAGCCAGAGCCAAAGCCAACGCGTCAAAGTGGTTCAGCAATCGACGTAACAGGTTCAAATACTCTAAGCTAGGTATATAGAAGGTATATTCGATTCAACAATCTGAAGTAGTGGAGTTAGCCCTCGGTATACCATACTGTAAGCCTCAGATAATCACTAGCTTATTCAAGAATAATATAGTATAGTAAAGTCGTagaggaagaaaagaaagaagagaaaGAACTGGGAGTATGAGGACAACTTACAGGGAGAAGGAAGGTGGAGACAAACAACAGGAGCTATTCAACCATCGTTAGAGGCAAACCAATGATTAGAAGAATGctggaagaagaggaaagctgatTGATAACACTTAACCAAACATCGCAAGGACAGGAAGGAGTATCCTGAACGTAAGGCCAATGGCTAGCATACTTCGCTGAACACTCAACTTGATCTATATCGATAGACACATCTGAGAGAATCATAGTTCCCCCTCTGGGGATAACTAGTTCTTCTCCCGAGTCCTTGTTTTGTATGAGATAACAGCAGTCTTTACTTAACCGAGCATCGTAGGGCTTACTTCATCACACATAGCTGTCTTTACTTTCGTTTCGCTAACCGCCCAAAAGCAGGTGCGCACACACAAATGCTAGGCGAGATACGTAGTTCTCTCAACCCTTCCTATCCATCATTACAGACCGGAACTAGATCGGATTAGGTAGAGCAAGACCTTGAGCCTCTTGAGAAACCAATAGAAACGACAGTAGCTAGCTTCACCAGAAGAGGAAGAAAGACTTCTATAACTTAACTTCCCTATTGAGTAGAATGCATGGCAAGTTTCCACTGCTTTAGGCTACTCTACTAAGACTCGAGGGCCGACTTCACGTAACTAAACTAAATGGCTTAACTAAACTAAAAAGGAACTAAACTGGGATAAATCTTAACTAAAGGCGTACTGTACTTTGCTTAACACTCACTATATTCAGCTAAAGCTGGATGCGTATTATATTATATCTTGCCTTGCCTTGGTAGAGCGAAACTTTGAACCCAACACAAGCAACTCTCCAGGTTTAGCGATATTGATGGGTTCCAGCCTCATTCCACTACTTACGCTTCCCGCAAGAGAAGAGTCTTGATTTCGATTCGAGAAGGTAGTTATTCTTCTTCCGATAGTCATATTGATTGATTCGAAGAGACTAGAACGATACACATTCCCTGCATTTCTGCCAGGAGGCAGAAATGGATGGTGGAAACGGATGCACGAAATACCAAAATAGGAGCAACTTATTAAATAGGGCTATCTATACAGTAGGTCAAATAGGATCAAGTTTTGCCAATTCCGAATTCAAGTACGAAAACTAAGAAGTTGGCACTTTTAACACAAGGAAAAGGGAGCCCACATAAAAAATCGAAAGCGAGTTGGTGCTTGGGAAAGATACTGGTACCTTTAGACTAGGgtcaataattcattaacatttttttattttcctgGCTTAAGGCTTTCACCGCAGTATTGTCTTATGCTTTAGCCAAGTATAGCTCTTAAATCTGTCTGATTTGCCAATCCAATGAATCATGATTTCCCTTGCTTTTCAGATAGCCTTGACATGAATGAAATGTGCACTTGACCGTTATCCCTTGCTTTGATTACACTCTCTCTCTATTCTTATCTCTTGTCCGGCACCAATCCTTCTTCTTGATCCCAACCTACTAAGAGTTTTCCGATCGTCATCCAACCAGTAACATGTGATGACCGAATCGACTGCTCTGTGAAGAGTTGGAAGTCAAGCTAGGGGATATTCTCTCTCAACCTATTCTTGGGACATTGGCCAAAGATAATAAGCGAAGAAGGAAGGCAAAGATACTTGGATTCCATTGATTATCTTCCATTTCATCCTGCACTTGATTGCAAAACAAAATCAGAAGCTGTTCTCAGATCCGTTCTCCGCCGATACCAATAGGAAACCTCAGCTGGAAACTCTCTAGATAGCTTCTTAGCGCTTAGCTACTTTCTCCTTCTGCGCCGCTAGCGCTACTACTCCTAGTGATAGGAATAACATACTCTTTTTCGCGATGAGGCCCATCTTGGACCGGTAACGTATTCTAATGATCTGGATCTCTGGCTTATCTCTTACTTGACGGATTCTATTTCAGCTAGTGGGATTTCATTTAAGTGACGATAATCAGGAAAGAACAGGGTGGATTGGCTCTGATCGATACCATCTAAAAGTGCTTGCTTCATTCATTCGTGACATTACTGGTTATTCTTATTTAGTTTCGCCTCGCTCTTGGAATCATGCGCATGGCTCCATGCATATTCATGGGGGGCCTAACGAGTGCTACGAGTGAATGCGTAGCTTTGTCTTCTCTTATTCAATTTCGAGTTAGAGGTTAGAGGGAAAGAGAACTCCCCCAAAGCAGCCATTCTCTTAAGAAGAGCTATTATCCCTTGTTATTTCTAAAATGTGTATCACCATACTGAATCTAGCGCAAAGCTAGGAATGATTATCGGAAGTTGGCTACTTACTTAGACTTAGGTAAATCAGTTCCTTCTCTAAGACCTAACTGCGCTGTCGAGGGTGATCTTGAAAGAGCACATGAAGGATAGGGAGGGACCGGAATTCCCCTTTTTTAAAGAGCTGCTTGTACTCAAGCTTGAAGGTGGAGATCTTATAAAGGTTGCCAGTAAGCAAGAAGCAAGCAGGTATCTATTAACAGCAATAGTCAGAGTCATATaaaaggtagccaaaaagaagcaTCGAATCCATCAGGTTGTATGAAATGAAAGGAGACCCACAGTCCCACTTCTCCTTCCCCCCGCCCCAGAAATGGGGCGGGCCTCGTTCTTCTTGACGATACCACCGTTCAAAAAGACTACACCTTCTCCCTAAAAACGGAAATCTGGTTTGGCAGTCACAAGGAAGATTGTGTACCCCAACTCAAAAAAACAGGCACGGGACTAGCCCGCTGTCCCGAGGACAAGAAAAAGGCTGTGTTTAGCCTTTTCGTGCGCGATCCCAATCGTGGACCGTTAAGTCGATATGGGCTTTATCTTAGGTTCCCCCGTATAGGTATAAAAGAAAACCCTTTTCCAGTTCATGTTATCGAGGACCTGGGCGATTTTTACCCGCTTCTCGGCGCTCGCCGTTTCAAGGTGAAGATCTTCGTTAATCCTTTTTAGGATTTTTTATTTTCGTATACGCTGGCATGAGCGAATAACATTTTTGATTCGTTCTCGCAAGAACGAAATGGATGGTGCTTCAGGTTCAGGGTTCGGCGGGGTGTGGCTTGTGGATGGTTCGGACGCGGCATTTTCCTCCGACTCCGATAAGTTGAGGTACTTTTGCCAACTCTCAGAGGCGGATCCCGAAGCCGACCCAGAAGAATTCATCCAATTTATGAGAGCGGATTCGCTACCGAAGAAGACCCCCAAGAGAGAAAGAATCACCAAGGCGAGACTCCCAGGGCAGCCCATCTTTCTCAAAAAGGAAGAGAGGGTGAGCCCAGAACCCCATTCTTTCAAGAAAGTTAGAATAGAATGAATTCTGTCGAAAAAGAAAGCAGGAAAATAGGAGTAAGCGAGTAGGGTCAACAAGATTCTAAACGAATACGCGAAGGATATTTTTTATATTATTCCAATTATTATTTATTGATTGATTATATAATTTTTTTTAGATCCATATTCATTTTCATTTGCAAATACAAACTCTCTTGCATTTTATTTTGACTTTAGCGCTAAGGATAAGGGAACGGAGAAAAAAAGAGCTGGCTTGGCTGGTACATCAAGCATATGACATATTGCTTGTTCGGTGTGGTACACATATCTGTCAATGTCAATCAAGTAAGAAAATTCATTCCCACTGTCTGAGGAAAAGGTGAAGAATTGCAATTTATTGAGCTTGTAAGGCCCGTCCCCGATAAAGGGTATAAATAGGGCTATAAGTAGGCCGTTTGCTATTGCAATAAGGGCTGCTCGCCTTTCCTTTTGACGGCTTGGCTTCCTATCGCTCCTATGTAGTGGTCGGCCTTAAAAGGAGTCTTCCTACCATACCATCATGCATGCCTATGTTATAGTGCGTTAAGCTTCGGCAGAAGCAAGCAAGATGATGAAGCGAAGCTTCGTAGACAAGGCTCGTTCCGTGCTTTACTTACGAGCTCGTGTAGTAAGGCCTCGCCCTACTTCAATAAGGGCTTATGCACTCCACTCGTAAACGAGCGTTAGAGCTTTTTGAGCGAGCGAGCGAAGCCTTCCCTCACCCGAGAATTGCATTTCCGCTTCAGCTTCCCCGGTTTAGTTGGTTTGGAGGATTAATTGATTGGATACCCAATCCGCATAATCTTTCAAAGTCACTGCTTCTACGACGATAGGCGTAAAGGCATGATTAGTTCCACAAATCTCACTGCACTGACCATAGTAAACTCCTTCTCGTTGTACCGAGATGGAGGTAAGATTTGAACGACCAGGTACAGCATCACATTTGACACCTGAGGAAGGTACAGCCCAACTATGAGGTACATCAGCGGGTGTTACAATCATACGTAGATGAGTTTTGGCTGGTACAACCACTCTATTGTCAACTTCTAATAAACGTGATTGACCCAATTCTGGATCATCTTCTGGAATCGTATAACTGTCAAAAGTGAGTGACTGTTCATCGGAACTGTTATAGTCCGAATACTCATAAGGTTGGGTCGACGCCCGCCTCCCCCCAAACTTGACTTGCAAGTTTCCCCGCAAAAAGCTCTCCACGCCTACTCTTATTTTTAAAGAGCGCTATTCTTCTTTAGTTAGGTAGTTCTCCCCCCCTTGAGTCACCCTTATCTAAAAAAAAAGGACGGAGTCTATCTAGATCATAGGATCACTGTATTCAGAGGTCAATTCTCTTTCTTTGACCTCCCACCGTTCACGACATCCCTTGCTTCTCGCAAGAACGGCTCCTCGGTGGAGGAGTAGAAGCGCTGGTCCCCTTCGGCCAAGTGCTTGTGCGTGCTCTTACCTACCGTAGGACCTCCGTCCCCGAAGCGAAGAAGGAGGAGCAGGAACAACAGGTTGTCCTCTCTTGGCCCAGTAGTTCCGCAACTACTACCGTGGTTGTTGCCAACGGGGATCCCCCATTCCGAAAGGTAACGGGGCCGGCCCTTAGGTCCAAAGTTGTATGCCACTGCTGTGGTGCCGATAGATTCACTACTGAAGCCCCGTTATCGGACATTGCGGGCTTAGCATCTATTTTTCGTATATCGCTCCACCACACCGAGAAGAGGTATGTGTACCTCCAGCAATAACAAGAATGGAACCATAGGCTCCTATGCTGGGAGCATTTCGGGGTATAGGTCTAACCACCTCAACTCCCCGTTTCTGGCATGCTATAGTTCTTTTAGTCTCTCGACGACGGGAATGGGAGATGACCGGTAAGCCAGATGCTTCGCGAACCACCGGTACATTTCGTTGCACTTAAATCACCCTCGTTAAGAGGCGCACTCCGATACCATTGATGTCCAATAGCTTTGATAGTAATGGCTGGATCTACTAATACCCCGTCCATTGAGTATAACAGAGCAAACGATGGTATAGCAATGAACAATGGAATGACACTAGGAAAAATGGTCCGAATAATTTCGATAGTAGTTCCATGAACAATCCTTTGCGGGATTGGATTAGTTTGCTCGTTGAAATGCCATAAAGCGCGAACCAACATCCGTGATACGAAAACCAAAATCAGAATGAGGAAGAAAAAGATATCGTGATGTAAGTCAATGATTCCTTGCATCATAGGTGTTGCTGCGTCTTGAGATCCTAATTGCCATGGTTCCGCAGCATCACAAAGAGCGATTGTGAGGAATCGACATTCTAATGAACGAAGAATCATTGGCAGCACCAGAAGTAGGACCAAACCGAGAGTGAGTAGCATAGACAAGGATAGATTTGTGAATGAGACATAGTACTCACCAATATTCAGATCCAGAATTGGGTGAATTCCAAATTGATATTGATCCAACGGGCTGTTGAGATTAGGTAGGTTACCAAAATACCCTCTGCCTTGTTGGGCAATCAAGTAGTCCCAGTTGCCCTCGGCAGACATTCGGGCGTGCAGATCTTGTATTCTCTGACCAAAACAACTACGTCCCTGAGGTGTGTGAATCTCCTCGAGTAAGGAGCGCCAAAAAGCGTCGTAGTCCGCAATCGCACTCTCACGCCGGATACCAGAGAATAGATTCACACGGAAAGCGCTTATTTCCTGTACTGACGGGAGATTCAGGTTCCTCTCACGCAAGATACCTTCCATTTCTCTAAATAAGGGGAGGGCTCGGAGTACCCTATGCACATCCTCCACCGATTCCGATTCTCGATTTAGTGGGATTCCAGGCATCCCACGAGTTGCAATCATAATGGGTTTACTACTTGATAATAGCATTTTTCTATCCGTTAATAAAAATATCATCGTACTTGACAATTCCATCTTTTTCAGCTCTGCTCCCAAAAGAGAAAGGAGACTAGACTGATCCATTCTTGACGTCGGCGTTGGTTTTTCCAACGAAACGAAAAAAAGAACATTCGAACAAATAGACTTGATTCCATGACAAGCAAAAATGCTAGCTTCCCAGTACAGTAACGCATACACTATAGACTTTATTCTCCCGTGCTCTACCCAACGAAAGCCATAGTATAGTAACGAAAGCCATAGTATAGTTGAGAACAGGAGCGGGAGACTGAACACCGACACAATGTCGATTTGACAGATCATCGCCATCTCTTTTGATGTAACGAGCACTCTTTCACGAACTTCTCGGACAAAACGCAATGCTCGTTTCGCATACACTAGAGCGTTTGTCCCATCCTTATCTAGTGGGCCAATGAGATTACTATTACTATTACTATTACTATTACTATTACTATATACTATACGCATTTTCTGAGGAGCAACATGAGACTTGATTTCCTCCATCTCTGAATACGAGTTCAGCTCCGGCACCTATTGATTTAGCTCCTTCTAAcattatatataatatatatctaTCTATTATCGCGTGTATACTTTCTTTACTTTGTATCTGTGCTATTTCGGTTTTCGTCGGCTACCTGACTTTGATTTTTCTCTTTCGAGCCGAGAAAAAAGAAAGATTTTAAAGCCAGGGTCCCATAACTTTATAAAATAAGAAAAATCCATTTTTCCTATATAGAGATGATATCGCGCTTGCGGCTCTTTCCCCGATTTATCGttgattccttttctttttttcgccTATGCCAACTGAGCTAACTAACTTGCTGTTTTTTACTTGTTTGGTATCTAGAAATGCCAATTCAGTGAAACATACCAGAATATCGTACTAGATAGAGACTGGGCTCGTCCTGTATCAAGTACTATCTGCCTTTCCATGGCCTTGAGCGGACCTTTACTCAGCTCCTGCTAGAAGGGCTTACGACGAATAAGATTGTTGGAATGGCTTTAAGTGTGCCGGGCTTGCCCCTATTCCAGTACTATATAGATAGCCTCGCCTCGATGGATCGTTGATTCCTCAATCATGGCATGCACAATACGCCAGAGAACCTAAATCATCACATCATTGTAATACGCATTTTCTTGTAAGTTAAGGGAATAGGCCCTGCCCTGGAAATCCATCTCGATCGAAAGCAAGTGAGCTTGTCGGTTGAGTCGTCATAGATAGTGGTTTCCTCAAGTCAAGCAAGCCCTAGAAACTCGATCCCACAGGGGAGGGGATATTCATTTGAGTTGCCGGTGCCGATCTACGCTTTCCAGGTAGTGAGCCTGCTTCATGACTCGATCTATATTTGATTTGCCGAAGATAGTGGTCTCCTTTTGAAGAAGTCGATTTTTCTCTTGCTTTTCCACCGGGCCGGTGCTCCCCTCTGTTAGGAAAGCTGGAAAGGTCTCTGGTTTGTGAGTGACAAAGGTTTCATTCATCTTACTGCCGTTTATTGGATCGAGAATAGAAACGATTGCTTGATGGCTGGTTGAACCATCCTTGCCAATGAGGTGGAGTGGCCAGTGCATCCCATGATATGAGTGACTGCTGGGCACCCTTCCCGCTACTTCTCTTTCCTCGGTAAGCGGATTTCCGTGGAGTTTGCTCCGCTCTAAAGAAGGGTTACCAGAATAGAAATAGGGGAAGGATAGGCCTCATCAATTAGCATTCTATTGAGTCATTGTTTAGCAATCTCGCAGTCATTGAGACAAAGACTTAGCACAGGAGAGGGATCACTGGAGCTATGGCACTTTTTAGCCAGTCTGGCTGAAAGCAGCCTAAGTCCAGGCAATGCAATTCCGGTGGGACGTGCCCAAAGTGGCTTTTGCCAGAAGAAGCGGTTTTGCGGGATGGGGAAAAAAGGCATTTCAGTACATTGTTCGTCGAAGGAATAGAATAAAATAAAGGTATGCTCTCCTGAAAGGAGAAGGAATTCAGGCTAGCCCCCCTGCTCTATCGTCAGTCGTTCTCACTCCTTCGTCCATCATACTCCCCGCGCCGCACT
It contains:
- the LOC118475007 gene encoding uncharacterized protein; amino-acid sequence: MEEIKSHVAPQKMRIVYSNSNSNSNSNSNLIGPLDKDGTNALVYAKRALRFVREVRERVLVTSKEMAMICQIDIVSVFSLPLLFSTILWLSLLYYGFRWVEHGRIKSIVYALLYWEASIFACHGIKSICSNVLFFVSLEKPTPTSRMDQSSLLSLLGAELKKMELSSTMIFLLTDRKMLLSSSKPIMIATRGMPGIPLNRESESVEDVHRVLRALPLFREMEGILRERNLNLPSVQEISAFRVNLFSGIRRESAIADYDAFWRSLLEEIHTPQGRSCFGQRIQDLHARMSAEGNWDYLIAQQGRGYFGNLPNLNSPLDQYQFGIHPILDLNIGEYYVSFTNLSLSMLLTLGLVLLLVLPMILRSLECRFLTIALCDAAEPWQLGSQDAATPMMQGIIDLHHDIFFFLILILVFVSRMLVRALWHFNEQTNPIPQRIVHGTTIEIIRTIFPSVIPLFIAIPSFALLYSMDGVLVDPAITIKAIGHQWYRTYEYSDYNSSDEQSLTFDSYTIPEDDPELGQSRLLEVDNRVVVPAKTHLRMIVTPADVPHSWAVPSSGVKCDAVPGRSNLTSISVQREGVYYGQCSEICGTNHAFTPIVVEAVTLKDYADWVSNQLILQTN